A genomic window from Glaciihabitans sp. INWT7 includes:
- a CDS encoding vitamin K epoxide reductase family protein has translation MTTTPPATPSRRGTLLLTATGAAGVLVSFASTAIAFVGIESASGIPKLLGADNELGYPSSAFSMALFVIALTVGAARLAGASISAGWWRALGTIFAVGVLFQAWALYLAVVPQLTVSWLLAAQLVLMALVFALSVPHFRRDGRPLELGMFLAVASVAGFFAAFRLTVDKVGTFTTPDVAPSCNVSVLVQCGKNLSSWQGSLFGFPNPLIGVGGWMAMFMIAVLIISGATFARWFWIALNVGITLALVFVIFLITESIFVLGTLCPWCMATWSVVIPSFWLITFFNLKSGHIPVSARLRDLGAAAYGYVPLITLVSYVAVAAIAQVQLDVIHRL, from the coding sequence GTGACCACGACCCCACCGGCGACTCCCTCCCGTCGTGGCACTCTTCTCCTCACGGCGACCGGCGCCGCGGGGGTTCTCGTCTCCTTCGCAAGCACGGCGATCGCCTTCGTGGGCATCGAGTCGGCGAGCGGTATCCCCAAGCTCCTCGGCGCCGACAACGAGCTCGGCTACCCGTCATCGGCCTTCTCGATGGCCCTCTTCGTCATCGCGCTCACGGTCGGCGCCGCGCGGCTCGCCGGTGCCAGCATCTCGGCAGGCTGGTGGCGCGCCCTCGGCACGATATTCGCCGTCGGAGTGCTCTTCCAGGCCTGGGCCCTGTATCTCGCGGTCGTGCCACAGCTCACCGTTTCGTGGCTTCTCGCCGCGCAGCTCGTGCTCATGGCCCTCGTCTTCGCGCTGTCCGTGCCACACTTTCGCCGGGACGGGCGACCCCTCGAACTCGGGATGTTCCTGGCCGTGGCATCCGTCGCCGGGTTCTTCGCGGCGTTCCGCCTCACCGTCGACAAGGTCGGCACCTTCACCACACCGGATGTCGCGCCGTCGTGCAACGTGAGCGTCCTCGTGCAGTGCGGCAAGAATCTCTCCTCGTGGCAGGGCTCCCTGTTCGGCTTTCCCAACCCGCTCATCGGCGTGGGCGGGTGGATGGCCATGTTCATGATCGCCGTGCTCATCATCAGCGGCGCCACCTTCGCGCGCTGGTTCTGGATCGCGCTCAATGTGGGCATCACCCTCGCCCTCGTCTTCGTGATCTTCCTGATCACGGAGAGCATCTTCGTGCTCGGAACTCTCTGCCCGTGGTGCATGGCCACCTGGTCGGTGGTGATCCCCTCGTTCTGGCTGATCACTTTCTTCAACCTGAAGTCCGGACACATTCCCGTATCGGCACGCCTGCGCGATCTCGGCGCGGCAGCCTACGGATACGTGCCCCTCATCACCCTCGTGAGCTATGTGGCGGTCGCCGCGATCGCGCAGGTTCAGCTCGACGTCATCCATCGCCTCTGA
- a CDS encoding thioredoxin domain-containing protein, protein MAASGTANSPQGKKDRREAARETARIEREAENKRQRRNKILLQGGIGVAILAVIAIVVAIVVQPAAPGAPGPKNMASSGILFTGNGGVATPTTTAAAAADGKPKATKTDTSDGLAHIVTYVDWACPACKSFEATYAAQIQQLVASGSATLEVHPVSILDRNYLTSRYASRAANAAACIANYDPAKFLDAQTVFYDKQPTEGTSGLTDKEIKALVAEGGITDPAVNSCIDSEKFKSWVSKSTQVTTSTASLVNPAAGGFSTPTVLVNGKRWDGTGDFISFAASAAGITPSPSSTPTP, encoded by the coding sequence ATGGCTGCTTCCGGCACCGCAAACTCCCCGCAGGGCAAGAAGGATCGACGGGAGGCCGCCCGCGAGACTGCCCGCATCGAACGCGAGGCCGAGAATAAGCGCCAGCGTCGCAACAAGATCCTGCTGCAGGGCGGGATCGGTGTCGCGATCCTCGCTGTCATCGCCATAGTGGTGGCGATCGTCGTGCAGCCCGCCGCACCGGGGGCTCCCGGCCCGAAGAACATGGCGAGCAGCGGAATCCTCTTCACCGGCAATGGCGGTGTGGCAACGCCCACGACCACCGCAGCGGCCGCAGCAGACGGCAAGCCGAAAGCGACGAAGACCGACACCTCCGACGGGCTCGCCCACATCGTCACCTACGTGGACTGGGCCTGCCCGGCCTGCAAATCCTTCGAAGCCACCTACGCGGCACAGATCCAGCAGCTCGTCGCGAGCGGATCGGCCACCCTCGAGGTGCATCCCGTCTCGATTCTCGACCGCAACTACCTCACGAGCCGTTATGCGAGCCGCGCCGCTAATGCGGCCGCCTGCATCGCCAATTACGACCCGGCGAAGTTCCTCGACGCCCAGACCGTCTTCTACGACAAGCAGCCCACCGAGGGCACCTCTGGCCTCACCGACAAAGAGATCAAGGCGCTCGTGGCAGAGGGCGGAATCACCGATCCCGCGGTGAACAGCTGCATCGACAGCGAGAAGTTCAAGTCGTGGGTGAGCAAGTCCACGCAGGTCACCACGAGCACGGCGTCGCTCGTGAACCCCGCGGCCGGTGGGTTCTCCACCCCGACGGTTCTCGTCAACGGAAAGCGCTGGGATGGCACCGGAGACTTCATCTCCTTCGCCGCGAGCGCCGCCGGAATCACCCCGTCACCCAGCTCGACCCCCACGCCCTAG
- the ndk gene encoding nucleoside-diphosphate kinase, with product MSTEETLVLVKPDGVSRNLTGEILRRIEAKGYQLVDIKLVQASRELLAKHYEEHVGKPFYEPLIEFMESGAIVALRVTGERVIEGFRSLAGTTDPTTAAPGTIRGDLGRDWGLRVQQNLVHGSDSSESAERELALWFD from the coding sequence ATGAGCACCGAAGAAACCCTCGTCCTGGTCAAGCCGGACGGCGTATCCCGCAACCTCACCGGCGAGATCCTGCGCCGTATCGAAGCGAAGGGCTACCAGCTCGTCGACATCAAGCTCGTTCAGGCGAGCCGCGAACTCCTGGCCAAGCACTACGAGGAGCATGTCGGAAAGCCCTTCTATGAACCTCTCATCGAGTTCATGGAGAGTGGCGCGATCGTCGCGCTGCGAGTCACCGGCGAGCGGGTGATCGAAGGCTTCCGATCCCTCGCCGGCACGACCGATCCCACCACCGCGGCTCCCGGCACGATCCGCGGGGATCTCGGACGCGACTGGGGGCTCCGTGTGCAGCAGAACCTCGTGCACGGGTCGGACTCGTCAGAATCCGCCGAGCGCGAGCTCGCCCTCTGGTTCGACTAA
- a CDS encoding DUF4233 domain-containing protein, whose product MTGADGARAPRTRVRRERSASESLLSIALLLEAVLVFFVVMVAFGLQVLPTPAVFGGGALLVVLLIVAGRLAGRPPGVWLGWALQVVLIALGILLPLMYFIGAIFAAIWIYCFVTGRRLDRGKAAYLLDNPSTPNN is encoded by the coding sequence ATGACGGGGGCGGATGGCGCCCGCGCGCCTCGCACGCGGGTGCGGCGAGAGCGTTCCGCAAGCGAATCGCTGCTCTCCATCGCGCTCCTCCTCGAGGCCGTGCTGGTCTTCTTCGTGGTGATGGTGGCCTTCGGCCTCCAGGTGCTTCCCACCCCGGCAGTGTTCGGCGGGGGAGCGTTGCTCGTCGTACTGCTGATCGTCGCAGGCAGGCTCGCCGGGCGACCGCCCGGCGTCTGGCTGGGCTGGGCACTCCAAGTCGTGCTGATCGCCCTCGGCATCCTGTTGCCGCTGATGTATTTCATCGGAGCGATCTTCGCGGCGATCTGGATCTACTGCTTCGTCACCGGTCGTCGTCTCGACCGCGGCAAGGCCGCCTATCTGCTCGACAACCCGTCCACCCCCAACAATTAG
- a CDS encoding folylpolyglutamate synthase/dihydrofolate synthase family protein, with protein sequence MSKNPLSEDPELGDDALFQKDADAVYQELLARIGEGHPQPRLAATRRVVELLGDPQRSYPIIHITGTNGKTSTSRIIESILRAYGLRTGLFSSPHLVRVNERILIDGEPITNEAFVANYRDIKPYLDMVDAELRAAGDAPLAFFEAFTALAYASFADAPVDVAVIEVGLGGEWDSTNVGDGQVAVFTPISLDHTARLGNTVALIAATKAGIIKPAAAVVTATQPETALAELERASELMEASLAVQGTAFELLSNTVAVGGQVISVRGLAGTYDDLFLPLFGDHQAQNAAVAIAAVESFLGGGQQTLVGDVLTEGIATASSPGRLQVIGIEPTVIIDAAHNPDGAQSLAAALGTYFTFDEVAIVLGVLDDKDARSIVAALAPVAEVILVTASSSERAVPVDDLAEIVREVAPETSVDDYDSPGEAIAAARAWAEKAPRRGVVITGSITLIGDALVLAADEGWKR encoded by the coding sequence ATGTCTAAGAACCCTCTTTCCGAAGATCCAGAACTGGGAGACGACGCGCTCTTTCAGAAGGATGCCGACGCCGTCTATCAGGAGCTGCTCGCGCGCATCGGCGAGGGGCACCCGCAGCCGCGCCTGGCCGCGACGCGGCGCGTGGTCGAACTTCTCGGCGATCCGCAGCGCTCGTACCCGATCATCCACATCACCGGAACGAACGGCAAGACCTCCACGAGCCGCATCATCGAGAGCATCCTGCGCGCGTACGGCCTGCGCACCGGTCTCTTCTCGAGCCCGCATCTCGTTCGGGTGAACGAGCGCATCCTCATCGACGGCGAGCCGATCACCAACGAGGCGTTCGTGGCCAACTACCGCGACATCAAGCCATACCTCGACATGGTGGATGCCGAGCTCCGTGCCGCAGGCGACGCTCCGTTGGCGTTCTTCGAGGCCTTCACCGCGCTCGCCTACGCGAGCTTCGCAGACGCCCCGGTGGATGTCGCAGTGATCGAGGTCGGACTCGGCGGCGAGTGGGATTCCACGAATGTGGGCGACGGCCAGGTGGCGGTCTTCACCCCGATCTCGCTCGACCACACCGCCCGCCTCGGCAACACCGTCGCGCTTATCGCGGCCACCAAAGCCGGCATCATCAAGCCCGCGGCAGCGGTAGTGACGGCGACCCAGCCGGAGACGGCCCTCGCCGAACTCGAGCGGGCGAGCGAGCTGATGGAGGCGAGCCTCGCCGTGCAGGGCACCGCCTTCGAACTGCTTTCGAACACCGTCGCGGTCGGTGGCCAGGTCATCTCGGTGCGCGGGCTCGCCGGCACCTACGACGACCTCTTCCTTCCGCTGTTCGGGGATCACCAGGCCCAGAACGCCGCCGTCGCGATCGCGGCGGTCGAGTCCTTCCTCGGGGGAGGGCAGCAGACCCTGGTGGGGGATGTGCTCACCGAAGGCATCGCGACCGCGTCTTCGCCCGGACGCCTGCAGGTCATCGGCATCGAGCCGACCGTGATCATCGATGCCGCACACAACCCCGATGGAGCTCAGTCTCTCGCGGCGGCACTCGGCACCTACTTCACCTTCGATGAGGTGGCCATCGTGCTCGGCGTGCTCGACGACAAGGACGCGCGCTCGATAGTGGCGGCTCTCGCGCCGGTGGCCGAGGTCATCCTCGTGACGGCCTCGAGCTCCGAGCGGGCTGTGCCCGTCGATGACCTGGCGGAGATCGTGCGCGAGGTGGCCCCCGAGACCTCCGTGGACGACTACGACTCCCCGGGCGAAGCGATTGCGGCCGCCCGGGCCTGGGCAGAAAAGGCCCCGCGCCGCGGTGTCGTCATCACCGGGTCGATCACTCTCATCGGCGACGCCCTGGTGCTCGCCGCGGATGAGGGTTGGAAACGATGA
- the ileS gene encoding isoleucine--tRNA ligase translates to MTYPLSDGPDAGDAGLTASPDFPAIENGILAFWKKDDTFQASIDQREGCSEWVFYDGPPFANGLPHYGHLLTGYAKDLFPRYQTMRGKLVHRRFGWDTHGLPAELEAMRQLGITEKHQIEEMGIATFNEKARESVLEYTREWEDYVTRQARWVDFENDYKTLDITYMESVIWAFKKLYDKGLAYEGFRVLPYCWHDETPLSNHELRMDDDVYRMRQDQSVTVTFPLDGAKAESLGLTGVKALAWTTTPWTLPTNLALAVGPAISYAIVPSGPLGASDGSAEGVAEFLLAADTVAAYAKDLGYGSPEAAVEAIGRTLLGSELDGVTYARLWDYYADVETWGTGNAWQILVADYVATGEGTGIVHQAPAYGEDDQITCAAADIPVIISVDDGGKFLSQISDVAGLQVFDANKPLVQKLRADGRLLRVASYEHSYPHCWRCKNPLIYKAVSSWFVSVTKFRDRMVELNDQINWVPDNVKDGQFGKWLSNARDWSISRNRYWGSPIPIWKSDDPEYPRVDVYGSLDELEADFGVRPTDLHRPFIDDLTRPNPDDPTGKSTMRRIEDVLDVWFDSGSMPFAQVHYPFENAEFFEQHNPADFIVEYIGQTRGWFYMLHVLSTALFDRPAFRNVISHGIVLGSDGQKMSKSLRNYPDVSEVFDRDGADAMRWYLMSSSVIRGGNLVVTEEGIREGVRQLMLPLWNSYYFFTLYANAAGHTATLRTDSTDVLDRYLLAKTRQVIGDVTAHLDNLDSPLAANSLRDFGDVLTNWYVRRSRGRFWSGESTEAFDTLYTVLETLTRLAAPLLPLVSEKIWKGLTGGRSVHLTDWPDAASFPEDDALVATMDRVREIASSGLGLRKATGLRVRLPLAELTVVAENSADLRAFADILRDELNVKAVVVRELGEESLGEFGIQRKLTVNSRAAGPRIGKQVQQVIQAAKAGDWAPSGDNVIVGGIELLPTEFDLQLQAADDAQAITFLPGGGFVLLDTVTTWELEAEGLARDLIRGVQDTRKAAGFQVSDRIDLTLYFESSSERAGVEPFEATIAEETLALAIDAVETDGSVEAYAAQHGHAGAFRSLIRAGQYANSGDVLVEVTIHGAATDV, encoded by the coding sequence ATGACCTACCCCCTGAGCGACGGCCCGGACGCTGGCGACGCCGGCCTGACTGCATCCCCGGACTTCCCGGCGATCGAGAACGGCATCCTCGCCTTCTGGAAGAAGGACGACACCTTCCAGGCCTCCATCGACCAGCGCGAGGGATGCTCCGAGTGGGTCTTCTACGACGGTCCGCCCTTCGCCAACGGCCTGCCGCACTACGGCCATCTGCTCACCGGCTACGCCAAGGACCTCTTCCCGCGCTACCAGACCATGCGCGGCAAGCTCGTGCACCGTCGGTTCGGTTGGGACACCCACGGCCTTCCCGCCGAGCTCGAGGCGATGCGGCAGCTCGGCATCACCGAGAAGCACCAGATCGAAGAGATGGGCATCGCGACCTTCAACGAGAAGGCTCGGGAATCGGTGCTCGAATACACCCGCGAGTGGGAGGACTACGTCACCCGCCAGGCCCGTTGGGTCGACTTCGAGAACGACTACAAGACCCTCGACATCACCTACATGGAGTCGGTCATCTGGGCATTCAAGAAGCTCTACGACAAGGGTCTGGCATACGAGGGATTCCGCGTGCTGCCGTACTGCTGGCACGATGAGACGCCGCTCTCGAACCACGAGTTGCGCATGGATGACGACGTCTACCGCATGCGGCAGGACCAGTCCGTCACCGTGACGTTCCCGCTCGACGGCGCGAAGGCGGAGTCCCTCGGACTCACCGGCGTGAAGGCGCTCGCCTGGACGACGACCCCGTGGACGCTACCCACCAACCTCGCGCTCGCCGTGGGTCCCGCCATCTCCTATGCGATCGTGCCGAGCGGTCCACTCGGGGCATCCGACGGTTCCGCCGAGGGCGTTGCGGAGTTCCTGCTCGCGGCCGACACCGTCGCCGCCTATGCGAAGGACCTCGGCTACGGCTCGCCCGAGGCCGCCGTCGAAGCCATCGGGCGAACACTGCTCGGGTCTGAGCTCGACGGGGTCACCTACGCGCGCCTCTGGGACTACTACGCGGATGTCGAGACCTGGGGCACCGGCAACGCCTGGCAGATCCTCGTGGCCGATTACGTCGCCACCGGTGAGGGCACCGGCATCGTGCACCAGGCGCCCGCCTACGGCGAAGACGACCAGATCACCTGTGCTGCGGCCGACATCCCCGTGATCATCTCCGTCGACGATGGCGGCAAATTCCTGTCCCAGATCTCGGATGTGGCGGGCCTGCAAGTCTTCGACGCCAACAAGCCGCTCGTGCAGAAGCTGCGCGCCGACGGCCGCCTGCTGCGCGTGGCGAGCTATGAACACAGCTATCCGCACTGCTGGCGCTGTAAGAATCCGCTCATCTACAAGGCGGTGTCGAGCTGGTTCGTGAGTGTCACGAAGTTCCGCGACCGCATGGTGGAGCTCAACGACCAGATCAACTGGGTGCCCGACAACGTGAAGGACGGCCAGTTCGGCAAGTGGCTGTCGAACGCCCGGGACTGGTCCATCTCGCGCAACCGCTACTGGGGATCGCCGATCCCGATCTGGAAGAGCGACGACCCGGAGTATCCGCGCGTCGACGTGTATGGATCGCTCGACGAGCTCGAGGCGGACTTCGGCGTGCGTCCCACCGACCTGCACCGCCCGTTCATCGACGACCTCACCCGGCCGAACCCCGACGACCCCACCGGCAAGTCGACGATGCGACGCATCGAAGACGTGCTCGACGTCTGGTTCGATTCCGGTTCCATGCCGTTCGCTCAGGTGCACTACCCCTTCGAGAACGCCGAGTTCTTCGAGCAGCACAACCCCGCGGACTTCATCGTCGAGTACATCGGCCAGACCCGCGGCTGGTTCTACATGCTCCACGTGCTGTCGACGGCTCTCTTCGACCGGCCGGCTTTCCGCAACGTGATCAGCCACGGCATCGTGCTCGGCAGCGACGGGCAGAAGATGTCCAAGTCGCTGCGCAACTATCCGGATGTCTCCGAGGTCTTCGATCGGGACGGCGCGGATGCCATGCGCTGGTACCTCATGTCGTCTTCGGTGATCCGCGGTGGCAACCTCGTGGTCACAGAGGAGGGCATCCGTGAGGGAGTGCGCCAGCTGATGCTGCCCCTCTGGAACAGCTACTACTTCTTCACGCTGTACGCCAACGCCGCGGGCCACACGGCCACGCTCCGCACCGACTCGACCGACGTGCTGGACCGGTACCTCCTCGCCAAGACCCGGCAGGTGATCGGGGATGTCACTGCCCATCTCGACAACCTCGACAGCCCGCTCGCCGCGAACTCTCTGCGCGACTTCGGCGACGTGCTCACCAACTGGTACGTGCGGCGCAGCCGTGGGCGCTTCTGGAGTGGCGAGAGCACCGAAGCCTTCGACACGCTCTACACCGTGCTCGAGACCCTCACGCGACTGGCGGCACCGTTGCTTCCGCTCGTCAGCGAGAAGATCTGGAAGGGACTCACGGGCGGCCGCAGCGTGCATCTCACCGACTGGCCGGATGCCGCCTCGTTCCCCGAGGACGACGCTCTCGTCGCCACGATGGACCGCGTCCGCGAGATAGCGTCCTCCGGGCTCGGCCTGCGCAAGGCCACCGGGCTGCGTGTGCGGCTTCCCCTCGCGGAGCTCACTGTCGTCGCCGAGAACTCGGCAGACCTGCGGGCCTTCGCCGACATCCTCCGCGACGAGCTCAACGTGAAGGCCGTGGTGGTGCGAGAACTCGGGGAGGAGAGCCTCGGCGAGTTCGGCATCCAGCGCAAGCTCACGGTCAACTCCCGCGCGGCCGGACCCCGCATCGGCAAGCAGGTGCAGCAGGTGATCCAGGCTGCCAAGGCCGGAGACTGGGCTCCGAGCGGCGACAACGTGATCGTCGGCGGCATCGAGTTGCTCCCCACCGAGTTCGACCTGCAGTTGCAGGCGGCGGATGACGCGCAGGCGATCACCTTCCTGCCCGGCGGCGGCTTCGTGCTGCTCGACACGGTGACCACCTGGGAGCTCGAGGCCGAGGGGCTCGCGCGTGACCTCATCCGCGGAGTGCAGGACACGCGGAAGGCGGCCGGGTTCCAGGTCAGCGACCGCATCGACCTCACCCTCTACTTCGAGTCCTCGTCAGAGCGAGCCGGCGTCGAACCCTTCGAAGCCACCATCGCCGAGGAGACCCTCGCCCTGGCGATCGATGCCGTCGAGACCGACGGGAGCGTGGAGGCGTACGCTGCCCAGCACGGTCACGCCGGGGCGTTCCGTTCCCTCATCAGGGCCGGGCAGTATGCGAACAGTGGCGACGTGCTTGTCGAAGTAACGATCCATGGAGCAGCAACCGATGTCTAA
- a CDS encoding cation diffusion facilitator family transporter: MTDAVPPAAAGGSLTVVIALGANLLVAIAKTIASVITGSASMVAETAHSWADFGNEIFLLIADRRSVRQRDDRHPLGFGREAYVWSMFAAFGIFTAGAVVSIWHGIQELMMPEDATDFGIAYIVLAVAFVLEGISFTQAFRQARAGGKRRGISTGSYALTSSNATLRAVFAEDAAALIGLVLAFLGILLHQVTGLAAFDAIGSILVGVLLGGVAIVLIDRNRRFLIGENPDDGLRNDVLGGLLERPEIERVTYLHLEYVGPGKVFLVASVDIVGDDTETHVAYSLRRIEESLRQNDHIEEALLSLSTPDEPSLLPLVE, encoded by the coding sequence GTGACAGATGCCGTTCCCCCCGCAGCCGCCGGCGGATCGCTCACCGTCGTGATCGCGCTCGGCGCCAACCTGCTGGTCGCTATCGCGAAGACCATCGCCTCGGTGATCACGGGATCCGCCTCCATGGTCGCCGAGACGGCGCACTCTTGGGCGGACTTCGGCAACGAGATCTTCCTGCTCATCGCGGATCGACGCTCGGTAAGACAGCGCGACGATCGGCATCCGCTCGGCTTCGGTCGCGAGGCCTACGTTTGGTCGATGTTCGCGGCCTTCGGCATCTTCACCGCCGGGGCCGTCGTCTCGATCTGGCACGGCATCCAGGAGCTCATGATGCCGGAGGATGCCACGGACTTCGGCATCGCGTACATCGTGCTCGCCGTCGCGTTCGTACTCGAAGGGATCTCGTTCACCCAGGCTTTCCGTCAGGCGAGGGCCGGCGGTAAGCGTCGCGGCATCAGCACGGGGTCCTACGCTCTCACCAGCTCGAATGCCACGCTTCGGGCCGTCTTCGCCGAGGATGCCGCGGCACTCATCGGACTCGTACTCGCGTTCCTCGGCATCCTCTTGCATCAGGTCACGGGACTCGCGGCATTCGACGCGATCGGCTCGATTCTGGTCGGGGTGCTTCTCGGCGGCGTCGCGATCGTGCTGATCGACCGCAACCGTCGATTCCTCATCGGTGAGAATCCCGATGACGGGCTTCGCAACGATGTGCTCGGCGGACTGCTCGAGCGACCGGAGATAGAGCGGGTGACCTACCTGCACCTCGAATACGTGGGACCGGGCAAGGTGTTCCTCGTGGCGTCGGTGGACATCGTCGGCGACGACACCGAGACACATGTGGCCTATTCGCTTCGCCGCATCGAAGAGTCCCTGCGCCAGAACGACCACATCGAAGAGGCCCTGCTCTCGCTGTCGACCCCGGACGAGCCGTCGCTCCTCCCGCTGGTCGAGTAG
- a CDS encoding GIY-YIG nuclease family protein gives MPLMYILECVDKSFYVGSTIDLQRRLAQHIAGEGAEYTKRRRPVRMVFAQEFVRIDEAFEREKQVQNWGRAKRIALIEGRFGDLNALSRKPPRKSPLVE, from the coding sequence ATGCCCCTCATGTACATTCTCGAATGCGTCGACAAGTCTTTCTACGTCGGCAGCACAATTGACCTCCAAAGAAGACTCGCTCAACACATCGCTGGCGAGGGCGCCGAATACACCAAGCGGCGTCGCCCGGTGCGAATGGTATTCGCGCAAGAGTTCGTTCGTATCGACGAAGCCTTCGAGCGTGAAAAGCAGGTGCAGAACTGGGGGAGAGCGAAGCGAATTGCGCTCATCGAAGGACGATTCGGTGATCTCAACGCGCTGAGTAGAAAGCCGCCGAGGAAGTCTCCACTGGTGGAGTAG
- a CDS encoding DUF5652 family protein, with protein MDYKRPEPAQLALISLLAAWTLAWKGASLWHAAKDDSKPWFVALLLSNTAGLLDALYIFRVSRTRELAVEDARSDDSYPQQTHTVED; from the coding sequence ATGGACTACAAACGCCCAGAGCCCGCACAGCTCGCGCTCATTTCGTTGCTCGCGGCCTGGACCCTCGCCTGGAAGGGCGCCTCGCTGTGGCACGCCGCGAAGGATGACAGCAAACCCTGGTTCGTCGCGCTGCTGCTCAGTAACACGGCCGGCCTCCTGGACGCGCTGTACATTTTCAGGGTCAGTCGCACGCGAGAGCTCGCGGTCGAGGATGCGCGGAGCGATGACAGCTACCCGCAGCAGACCCACACCGTCGAAGACTGA
- a CDS encoding TetR/AcrR family transcriptional regulator, which yields MVPGTPNAVGRPRTSSRAVIEDAAAELFLENTYALTTIEQITQRAGVSRNTFFNYFGAKSDVLWVELDAAIDRLAIELQAVPEGRPALAEMRAATLRVVSEIGVDRVPLALTQDDVMGTAEETRVSGLARLARRSDLIAGFLARQLRRAPDDLLVLSAANALSGAISAAWTVWARDGIGRCPLADYMSEAFEIVSVGLTVSLVE from the coding sequence ATGGTCCCTGGCACACCGAACGCCGTCGGACGCCCGCGCACATCATCCCGCGCCGTCATCGAGGATGCCGCAGCCGAACTCTTTCTCGAGAACACCTACGCGCTCACCACGATCGAACAGATCACGCAGCGCGCAGGGGTGAGCCGCAATACCTTCTTCAACTACTTCGGCGCCAAGAGCGATGTGCTCTGGGTCGAGCTGGATGCCGCGATCGACCGCCTCGCGATCGAGCTGCAGGCGGTGCCGGAGGGTCGCCCCGCGCTCGCCGAGATGCGGGCGGCGACACTGCGCGTGGTCTCCGAGATCGGAGTGGACCGGGTACCCCTTGCGCTGACCCAAGACGATGTGATGGGCACGGCCGAGGAGACCCGGGTATCCGGTCTCGCCCGGCTCGCCCGACGCTCCGACCTCATCGCCGGGTTCCTTGCTCGTCAGCTGCGACGAGCCCCGGATGACCTGTTGGTGCTGAGCGCCGCGAACGCGCTCTCGGGCGCCATCTCGGCAGCCTGGACGGTCTGGGCACGGGACGGCATCGGCCGCTGTCCCCTCGCCGATTACATGTCGGAGGCCTTCGAAATCGTCTCGGTCGGCCTCACCGTGTCGTTGGTCGAGTAG